A window from Podospora bellae-mahoneyi strain CBS 112042 chromosome 1 map unlocalized CBS112042p_1, whole genome shotgun sequence encodes these proteins:
- a CDS encoding uncharacterized protein (EggNog:ENOG503P70G; COG:O), which translates to MAPQTYDCQICLSPFTSPLSPLPPFALSGCNHFHCPRCLSENLAQSLKSLPFKPATCCTQATFIPPSVFRRREFGIPRDRVRLYRQKITEYQASYPTSPASRRRRQQPPQEMVQGLSGVRIVFYGAPMPLKVNLPTYCQDAKCGAFIPEVLGGRCRRCKKRTCEICKMGMHLGQGGCRKEDLFRIEERTEVRRLAAMELVTLDVKKVKEASRSEREKMEREKRAKRESEKELWALTRALMREKEWKRCPRCKNGVEKTEGCNHMICVCGIDWCYRCERAWGASHIIGMGACAG; encoded by the coding sequence ATGGCACCCCAAACCTACGACTGTCAAATCTGCCTCAGCCcattcacctcccccctctccccccttcctccctttgCCCTCTCGGGATGTAACCACTTCCACTGCCCCCGCTGCCTCTCGGAAAACCTAGCCCAATCCCTCaaatccctccccttcaaaccAGCCACCTGCTGCACCCAGGCAACCTTCATCCCTCCCTCTGTCTTCCGCCGCCGGGAGTTTGGTATACCACGAGACAGGGTGCGCCTCTATCGACAGAAAATAACAGAGTACCAAGCCTCCTATCCCACGTCACCTGCGTCAAGACGAAGGAGgcaacagccaccacagGAAATGGTACAGGGCTTGTCAGGGGTGAGGATTGTGTTTTATGGAGCGCCGATGCCGCTGAAGGTCAATTTGCCAACTTACTGCCAAGATGCGAAATGCGGGGCGTTTATACcggaggttttggggggcaggTGTAGGAGGTGCAAGAAGAGGACGTGTGAGATTTGCAAGATGGGGATGCACCTCGGGCAGGGCGGCTGTAGGAAGGAGGATTTGTTTAGGATTGAggagaggaccgaggtgaggaggttggctgCTATGGAGCTTGTTACCTTGGATGTGAAAAAGGTTAAGGAGGCAAGCaggagtgagagagagaaaatggagagggagaagagagcGAAGAGGGAGAGTGAGAAGGAGTTGTGGGCGCTGAcgagggcgttgatgagggAAAAGGAGTGGAAGAGGTGCCCGCGGTGTAAGAATGGGGTTGAGAAGACGGAGGGGTGTAATCATATGATTTGCGTTTGTGGGATCGATTGGTGCTATCGTTGCGAGAGGGCTTGGGGGGCTAGTCATATCATTGGGATGGGGGCTTGTGCTGGGTAG
- the NSA2 gene encoding Ribosome biogenesis protein (EggNog:ENOG503NYAP; COG:J; BUSCO:EOG09263ZBF), protein MPQNEYIERHRKLHGKRLDHEERTRKKAAREGHKQSENAQNLRGLRAKLYAKQRHSQKIQMRKTIKQHEERNVKGAPAENEPSNPIPSYLLDRANPTSAKALSSQIKSKRAEKAARFSVPIPKVKGISEEELFKVVKTGKKVHKKGWKRVVTKPTFVGPDFTRRPVKYERFIRPMGLRYKKANVTHPTLNVTVQLPILGVKKNPSNPLYTQLGVLSKGTIIEVNVSDLGMVTASGKIAWGRYAQITNNPENDGCLNAVLLV, encoded by the exons ATG CCCCAGAACGAGTATATCG AAAGACACCGCAAGCTTCACGGCAAGCGTCTCGATCATGAGGAGCGCACGCGCAAGAAGGCCGCTCGTGAGGGCCATAAGCAGAGCGAGAATGCGCAGAACCTCCGCGGCCTGAGGGCCAAGCTGTACGCTAAGCAGCGTCACTCGCAAAAGATCCAGATGCGCAAGACGATCAAGCAGCACGAAGAGCGCAACGTCAAGGGCGCCCCCGCCGAGAACGAGCCCTCCAACCCTATTCCCTCGTACCTTCTCGACCGCGCCAACCCCACATCTGCCAAGGCCCTCTCCAGTCAGATCAAGAGCAAACGTGCcgagaaggcggcgaggttTTCGGTGCCGATTCCCAAGGTCAAGGGTATCAGTGAGGAGGAGTTATTCAAGGTTGTCAAGACGGGCAAGAAGGTGCAcaagaaggggtggaagcGTGTGGTTACGAAGCCTACTTTTGTTGGGCCTGATTTCACCAGACGGCCGGTCAAATACGAAC GTTTCATTCGCCCCATGGGTCTCCGGTACAAGAAGGCCAATGTCACACACCCAACTCTCAATGTCACGGTACAGCTCCCAATCTTGGGCGTCAAGAAGaaccccagcaaccccctgTACACCCAGCTCGGTGTTCTGTCCAAGGGTACCATTATCGAGGTCAACGTCTCCGATCTTGGTATGGTCACAGCTTCCGGAAAGATTGCCTGGGGTCGTTACGCCCAGATTACCAACAATCCCGAGAACGACGGCTGCCTGAACGCTGTTTTGCTTGTCtaa
- a CDS encoding uncharacterized protein (EggNog:ENOG503P4FG; COG:S), protein MGIADLLGAITGEKPSPSPTSNPTSRHSTTAPKRKAEDDLRNTLPKAPRTETTADGLSRPNISSPKPASRPIDKPTTASGSIYSGSSRPPVKSTTAPATRPSTVVTNGTRPGVSSNGSKPLPSRPVANRPSPSDSGPPKKRSFAEIMARARENQEARESLGKISHKPVERNLTMKERKELKADQAKQAKVAGRKGSAAPPASSRTAPKNGVERNRVSPGASSAKAKAAAEEENKKIKKAALATTGYTGTARPRPGAITKPKASSSGPDRDPRDKVRERPRYGGSRSRYEEEDDDLDDFVEYDEDEDDPYAYGRRGGYDDMSDESDMEAGLSDIEVEETAAERRARLEDKQEEEREKRLKREKEERKRKALEAMRASRR, encoded by the coding sequence CCCAGCCCATCACCGACCTCAAACCCCACATCGCGACATAGCACGACGGCACCCAAACGAAAGGCCGAGGATGATTTGCGCAACACGCTCCCAAAGGCACCGCGCACTGAGACCACTGCAGATGGGCTATCGCGGCCCAACATCAGCTCCCCAAAACCAGCTTCCCGGCCGATAGATAAGCCCACAACCGCTTCCGGAAGCATATACTCTGGGTCATCGCGACCACCAGTCAAATCGACGACTGCGCCAGCAACCAGACCAAGCACAGTTGTGACCAATGGCACCCGTCCAGGTGTCTCCTCCAATGGCAGCAAGCCTCTGCCATCGCGGCCTGTCGCTAACcgaccatcaccatcggaCTCGGGTCCCCCAAAGAAGCGGTCATTTGCAGAGATTATGGCGAGGGCACGTGAGAACCAGGAGGCACGGGAATCGCTTGGCAAGATCAGTCACAAGCCAGTGGAGAGGAACCTGACCATGAAGGAGCGCAAAGAGCTGAAGGCGGACCAGGCAAAGCAGGCCAAGGTCGCCGGCAGGAAAGGCTCTGCAGCCCCCCCTGCATCATCTCGAACAGCTCCAAAAAATGGAGTCGAGCGGAATCGTGTGTCTCCTGGAGCCTCGAGTGCCAAAGCGAAAGcagcggccgaggaggagaacaagaagatcaagaaggctgccTTGGCGACAACTGGTTATACCGGCACAGCACGACCCCGGCCAGGTGCTATTACCAAACCAAAGGCTAGCAGCAGCGGCCCTGACCGTGACCCGCGAGACAAGGTACGCGAACGTCCCCGATATGGCGGCTCTCGCTCAAGatacgaggaagaggacgacgacCTGGACGACTTTGTTGAGtatgatgaagatgaagacgaccCGTATGCCTATGGCCGTCGCGGTGGATATGACGACATGTCGGATGAGTCTGACATGGAAGCTGGTCTTTCCGACATTGAAGTCGAAGAGACGGCGGCTGAGCGTCGTGCTCGCCTAGAGGACAAGCAGGAAGAGGAACGCGAGAAGCGGCTGAAGCGCGAGAAGGAAGAGCGAAAACGCAAGGCTCTAGAGGCCATGAGAGCCAGCCGGCGTTGA
- a CDS encoding uncharacterized protein (COG:U; EggNog:ENOG503P1XW), with product MSATTIQSLKVLVESIILDPKYHDILTVVKGARNGAVYGAKVRFPHALVMIMLFRSGTLREKVRLIFNATKTHALNLAKFATIYKSTCLLLKLYGATPGKEGPYDSFIAGLLGGYVVFGQRSKRGKISSVSQQIVIYIFARVALALARLAVKPGYGLPGVSEPKQSAAISHYAWPVFASMSWAAVMHLFRWHAAELQPSLRSSMVYIYQNSDDWDGLRNFIWHNK from the exons ATgtcagccaccaccatccagaGCCTCAAG GTTCTTGTAGAGAGCATCATTCTCGACCCAAAATACCATGACATCCTCACAGTTGTCAAGGGCGCACGCAATGGCGCTGTCTACGGCGCAAAAGTCCGCTTTCCACATGCCTTGGT GATGATAATGCTCTTTCGCTCCGGAAC GTTGCGTGAGAAAGTACGACTCATTTTCAATGCTACAAAAACACACGCCCTGAATTTGGCAAAGTTTGCGACAATATACAAGTCAACATGCTTGCTTCTGAAGCTGTACGGGGCTACGCCGGGCAAAGAAG GCCCTTATGACAGCTTTATTGCCGGTCTTCTAGGCGGCTACGTTGTGTTTGGCCAGCGGTCCAAGCGCGGCAAGATCTCGAGCGTCAGCCAGCAAATCGTCATCTACATCTTTGCGCGCGTcgcgctggcgctggcgcgTCTGGCAGTCAAGCCCGGGTATGGTCTTCCGGGGGTGTCAGAACCGAAGCAGAGTGCGGCGATCAGTCACTATGCCTGGCCAGTCTTTGCCAGCATGTCATGGGCAGCCGTGATGCATCTCTTCAGATGGCATGCCGCCGAGCTGCAGCCTAGTTTGCGCAGCAGCATGGTTTACATCTACCAGAATTCTGACGACTGGGACGGGCTACGGAACTTTATATGGCACAACAAATGA